One window of Mediterraneibacter gnavus ATCC 29149 genomic DNA carries:
- a CDS encoding gamma-glutamylcyclotransferase family protein, translating to MEKRYYIAYGSNLNLRQMKMRCPTAKVMGTAVIKDYELLFKGSLTGAYLTIEPKEGGEVPVAVWNVTEADEAALDRYEGCPVFYYKKDMELDIKGIRTGKIRKRKCFVYIMHEERKIRIPSLSYVRTCLEGYISFGFDEHYLSEAQIRAVKEAGYED from the coding sequence ATGGAGAAAAGATATTACATTGCTTATGGCAGCAACCTGAATTTACGGCAGATGAAAATGAGGTGTCCGACCGCAAAGGTCATGGGAACGGCAGTCATCAAGGATTATGAACTGCTTTTCAAGGGAAGCCTTACAGGTGCATACCTTACGATTGAACCAAAGGAAGGCGGTGAGGTTCCCGTTGCAGTCTGGAACGTTACCGAAGCAGATGAAGCGGCACTTGACCGCTATGAAGGATGCCCGGTTTTTTATTACAAAAAGGATATGGAACTGGATATCAAGGGAATACGGACGGGGAAAATAAGGAAAAGAAAATGCTTTGTGTACATCATGCACGAAGAACGGAAAATCAGGATTCCTTCCCTTTCCTATGTAAGAACATGCCTTGAAGGTTATATCAGTTTCGGATTTGATGAGCATTATCTTTCCGAGGCACAGATCAGGGCAGTGAAGGAGGCTGGATATGAAGACTGA
- a CDS encoding phage terminase small subunit P27 family — MLEGNPGKRSLNTGEPKPEKKAPRCPAWLEDEAKKEWKRMAKQLEHLGILTEIDMAAFAGYCQAYARWKEAEEFITQHGTIVKTPSGYWQQVPQVSIAQTYLKIMNKFCEQFGLTPSARSRIVTDSGEDKQNDEMELLLVKGGAG, encoded by the coding sequence GTGCTTGAGGGCAATCCGGGCAAGAGAAGCCTTAACACGGGCGAACCGAAGCCTGAGAAAAAGGCCCCGCGCTGTCCGGCATGGCTTGAGGATGAGGCAAAAAAGGAATGGAAGAGGATGGCGAAGCAGCTAGAGCATCTCGGTATCCTGACTGAAATAGATATGGCAGCATTCGCAGGATACTGTCAGGCTTATGCGAGATGGAAAGAAGCAGAGGAGTTCATTACACAGCATGGAACTATCGTAAAGACTCCGAGCGGATACTGGCAGCAGGTACCACAGGTATCCATTGCACAGACCTATCTAAAGATCATGAATAAGTTCTGTGAACAGTTCGGACTCACACCTTCTGCGAGAAGCCGTATCGTTACGGACAGCGGGGAAGATAAACAGAACGATGAAATGGAGCTTCTGCTTGTGAAAGGCGGTGCAGGATAA
- a CDS encoding terminase large subunit, translated as MFDEAKADHAVNFINCLKHTKGRWRGVPFELLPWQDEIIRTLYGTVKENGYRQYNTCYCEIPKKNGKSELAAAIALYMTCGDGEWGAEVYGCASDRQQASIVFDVAVDMVDQCPALKKRIKPVMSVKRLVYKPTNSFYQVLSAEAYTKHGLNVHAVIFDELHAQPNRELFDVMTKGSGDARTQPLFFLITTAGTDRNSVCFEQHQKALDIIEGRKIDPTFYPVIYGASDEDDWSSEEVWYKANPSLGYTIDIEKVQNAYVSAKENAAEENVFRQLRLNQWVKQSTRWMQMDKWDACSFSVNEEELLGRECYGGLDLSSSTDITAFVLVFPPRNDTEKYVILPYFWIPEDNMRLRVRRDHVPYDVWAAEGCLKTTEGNVIHYGFIEQFIDELGTKFHIKEIAFDRWGAVQMVQNLEGMGFTVVPFGQGYKDMSPPTKELMKLILEERIAHGGHKVLRWMMDNVFVRQDPAGNIKMDKEKSTEKIDGAVATVMALDRAIRNEGSDGSVYDDRGILVF; from the coding sequence ATGTTTGATGAAGCAAAAGCAGACCATGCGGTCAATTTTATAAACTGCCTGAAACACACCAAAGGAAGGTGGAGGGGAGTTCCATTTGAGCTTCTCCCTTGGCAGGATGAGATCATCCGCACTCTTTACGGGACGGTAAAGGAAAACGGGTACAGGCAGTACAACACCTGTTACTGCGAGATACCGAAGAAGAACGGGAAGTCAGAACTGGCAGCAGCCATCGCACTTTATATGACATGCGGTGACGGTGAGTGGGGAGCAGAGGTTTACGGCTGTGCTTCCGACAGACAGCAGGCTTCCATCGTATTCGATGTTGCGGTGGATATGGTAGATCAGTGTCCGGCACTGAAGAAAAGGATCAAGCCTGTCATGTCCGTGAAAAGGCTTGTATATAAACCGACCAACAGCTTTTATCAGGTGCTGTCGGCAGAGGCATACACCAAGCATGGCCTGAATGTCCATGCGGTTATTTTTGATGAGCTGCATGCACAGCCGAACAGGGAACTGTTCGATGTCATGACCAAAGGTTCCGGCGATGCCAGAACACAGCCCCTGTTCTTCCTGATCACAACAGCAGGGACGGACAGGAATTCCGTGTGTTTTGAACAGCACCAGAAGGCACTGGATATCATTGAGGGAAGAAAAATCGACCCGACTTTTTACCCGGTTATTTACGGGGCATCCGATGAGGATGACTGGTCGAGCGAGGAAGTATGGTACAAAGCCAATCCTTCCCTTGGATATACGATCGATATTGAGAAAGTGCAGAATGCATATGTCAGTGCAAAAGAAAATGCAGCAGAGGAGAATGTGTTCCGGCAGCTCCGTCTGAACCAGTGGGTGAAACAGAGCACACGATGGATGCAGATGGATAAATGGGATGCCTGTTCCTTTTCTGTGAATGAAGAGGAACTTCTCGGAAGGGAATGCTATGGCGGACTCGACCTTTCAAGTTCCACGGATATCACGGCATTCGTGCTTGTGTTCCCTCCAAGAAATGATACGGAGAAATATGTGATCCTTCCGTATTTCTGGATACCAGAGGATAACATGAGGCTGCGTGTCCGAAGGGACCATGTCCCATATGATGTCTGGGCTGCCGAAGGGTGCTTAAAGACCACGGAGGGGAATGTCATCCATTATGGATTTATTGAGCAGTTCATTGATGAGCTTGGCACGAAATTTCATATTAAGGAAATCGCATTTGACCGATGGGGAGCTGTGCAGATGGTGCAGAACCTTGAGGGCATGGGATTTACCGTTGTCCCGTTCGGACAGGGTTATAAGGATATGAGTCCACCCACCAAGGAATTGATGAAACTGATATTGGAGGAGCGGATCGCTCATGGCGGACATAAGGTGCTGCGGTGGATGATGGATAATGTGTTTGTCCGTCAGGACCCGGCAGGGAACATCAAAATGGATAAGGAAAAATCCACGGAGAAGATTGACGGGGCCGTTGCAACCGTTATGGCACTTGACCGTGCAATCAGAAATGAAGGCAGTGATGGAAGCGTGTATGATGACAGGGGCATTCTGGTATTCTGA
- a CDS encoding phage portal protein — translation MGIKSLFGFGQARDKPVDKAADAGYSFLFGRTTSGKPVNERTAMQTTAVYACVRILAEAVASLPLHVYEYQDDGGKKLVHDHPLYYLLHDEPNPEMTSFVFRETLMSHLLIWGNAYAQIIRDGAGRVLGLYPLLPDKMDVQRDDKGNIYYVYSRNSDENPMFKEYGNIKLKAEDVLHIPGLGFDGLIGYSPIAMAKNAVGMTLACEEYGASFFANGANPGGVLEHPGVLKDPSKVRESWNSVYRGVNNAHKIAVLEEGMKYQQIGIPPEEAQFLETRKFQINEIARLYRIPPHMVGDLDKSSFSNIEQQSLEFVKYTLDPWVIRWEQSLQRSLLLPGEKGKYFIKLNVDGLLRGDYQSRMNGYAVGRQNGWFSANDIREMENMNPIPDEEGGNLYLINGAMTKLADAGAFAKTDTGQQNAAEQENSGKRGKR, via the coding sequence ATGGGAATTAAGAGTTTATTCGGATTCGGACAGGCAAGGGATAAGCCTGTGGACAAAGCAGCAGATGCAGGATATTCGTTTTTGTTTGGAAGGACAACGAGCGGAAAGCCTGTCAATGAAAGAACAGCAATGCAGACCACGGCAGTATATGCCTGTGTCAGAATCCTTGCGGAGGCAGTCGCATCCTTACCGCTTCATGTATATGAGTATCAGGATGACGGAGGAAAGAAGCTGGTGCATGACCATCCGTTATATTATCTGCTCCATGATGAGCCGAACCCGGAGATGACTTCATTTGTGTTCAGGGAAACACTGATGAGCCATCTTTTAATATGGGGAAATGCTTATGCCCAGATCATAAGGGACGGGGCAGGAAGGGTGCTCGGATTGTATCCGCTTCTCCCAGATAAGATGGACGTGCAGAGGGATGACAAAGGAAACATCTATTATGTGTATTCCAGAAACAGTGATGAGAACCCAATGTTCAAGGAATACGGCAATATCAAACTGAAAGCCGAAGATGTGCTTCATATCCCCGGACTGGGATTTGACGGGCTGATCGGATATTCCCCGATTGCGATGGCAAAGAATGCTGTCGGCATGACGCTTGCCTGTGAGGAATACGGGGCGAGTTTCTTTGCAAACGGGGCAAATCCGGGCGGGGTTCTGGAGCATCCGGGAGTACTGAAAGACCCGTCAAAAGTGCGTGAGTCTTGGAACTCCGTGTACCGCGGCGTGAACAACGCACACAAGATCGCAGTGCTTGAAGAAGGCATGAAGTATCAGCAGATAGGCATCCCGCCGGAAGAGGCACAGTTCCTTGAGACAAGAAAATTCCAGATCAATGAGATCGCAAGGCTTTACAGGATACCGCCCCACATGGTCGGTGACCTTGATAAGTCGAGCTTTTCCAATATAGAGCAGCAGTCCTTGGAGTTCGTAAAATACACACTTGACCCGTGGGTGATCCGATGGGAGCAGTCCTTACAGAGATCGCTCCTTCTGCCGGGAGAAAAAGGAAAGTATTTTATCAAGCTGAACGTGGACGGTCTGCTGAGAGGGGATTATCAGTCAAGAATGAACGGCTATGCGGTCGGAAGGCAGAACGGATGGTTTTCTGCCAATGATATCCGTGAGATGGAGAACATGAACCCGATCCCTGATGAGGAAGGGGGCAACCTGTACCTGATAAACGGTGCAATGACCAAACTTGCGGATGCGGGAGCTTTTGCCAAGACGGATACAGGACAGCAGAACGCTGCGGAACAGGAAAACAGCGGAAAGAGAGGTAAACGATGA
- a CDS encoding head maturation protease, ClpP-related → MKRKFWNWIRNEDESVPDMERTLFLNGMISDETWYGDEVTPQLFKDELNAGNGNITVWINSPGGDVFAAAQIYNMLRDYKGSVTVKIDGIAASAASVIAMAGDTVCVSPVAMMMIHNPATMAMGEAKDMQKAIAMLNEVKESILNAYEFKTGLTRARLSHMMDDETWFNAKKAVELGFADKILFDSDEDEKKKKPDEPEEKPEEGSDGEEREKEDDKDKNGKKKLPFQQDSMMFSTKAMNESFLSKVSDRDAMIPVNQLEKRLSLLAH, encoded by the coding sequence ATGAAGCGGAAGTTTTGGAACTGGATAAGGAATGAAGATGAGAGCGTGCCTGACATGGAAAGGACGCTCTTTTTAAATGGCATGATTTCGGATGAAACGTGGTACGGGGATGAAGTCACCCCTCAGCTTTTCAAGGATGAACTGAATGCCGGAAATGGAAATATCACGGTGTGGATCAATTCACCGGGCGGTGATGTGTTTGCAGCAGCCCAGATCTACAACATGCTCCGTGATTATAAGGGAAGCGTGACGGTCAAGATTGACGGCATTGCAGCCTCGGCGGCATCCGTGATCGCTATGGCAGGAGATACGGTCTGTGTATCCCCAGTGGCAATGATGATGATCCATAATCCAGCAACGATGGCAATGGGCGAGGCGAAGGACATGCAGAAGGCAATCGCCATGCTGAATGAAGTCAAGGAGTCCATCCTGAATGCCTATGAATTCAAGACGGGGCTGACCCGTGCAAGGCTCTCGCACATGATGGATGACGAGACTTGGTTCAATGCCAAGAAGGCGGTGGAGCTTGGCTTTGCGGATAAGATCCTTTTCGATTCTGATGAGGATGAGAAAAAGAAAAAGCCGGATGAGCCAGAAGAAAAGCCGGAGGAAGGCAGTGATGGAGAGGAAAGGGAAAAAGAGGATGACAAGGATAAGAATGGAAAAAAGAAGCTCCCGTTCCAACAGGATTCCATGATGTTTTCCACCAAGGCGATGAATGAATCGTTCCTTTCCAAGGTGTCAGACAGGGATGCCATGATACCAGTCAACCAGTTGGAGAAGAGACTGAGTCTCTTAGCACATTAA
- a CDS encoding phage major capsid protein, which produces MSKILELREKRAKAWEAAKAFLDAKRTQEGFVSAEDAATYDKMEADVVNLGKEIERLERQAAIDAELAKATSTPITNKPDAGIGGETKTGRATDEYKRAFWNGMRNKMSYEVQNALSIGTDSEGGYLVPDEYEKKLVEALEEEVFFRNLATVIKTSSGDRKIPIVTSKGEAAWIDEGGQFPESDDSFGQTSISAYKLATMIKVSDELLNDSVFNIEQYISREFGRRIGTKEEEAFFVGDGKGKPTGIFNATGGAETGVTSANTSITFDDVMDLYYSLRAPYRNKAVWLLNDSTVKAIRKLKDGNGNYIWQPSVREGEPDRILNRPYRTSIYVPELAAGNRVMAFGDYSYYWIADRQGRSFKRLNELYATTGQVGFLASERVDGKLILSEAVKTLDVKAAGK; this is translated from the coding sequence ATGAGTAAGATTTTGGAATTAAGAGAAAAGAGAGCGAAGGCATGGGAAGCAGCAAAAGCATTCCTCGATGCCAAGAGAACACAGGAAGGTTTTGTATCTGCAGAGGATGCAGCTACCTATGACAAGATGGAAGCTGATGTCGTAAATCTCGGCAAGGAGATCGAGAGACTGGAAAGACAGGCTGCCATTGATGCAGAGCTTGCAAAAGCAACAAGCACCCCGATCACAAATAAGCCGGATGCCGGGATTGGAGGGGAGACAAAAACAGGAAGGGCAACCGATGAATATAAGAGAGCGTTCTGGAACGGTATGAGAAACAAGATGTCATACGAAGTACAGAACGCTCTTTCCATTGGTACGGATTCCGAGGGCGGATATCTTGTGCCGGATGAGTATGAGAAGAAACTCGTGGAAGCACTGGAAGAGGAAGTGTTCTTCCGTAACCTTGCCACGGTTATCAAGACTTCAAGCGGTGACCGCAAGATCCCTATCGTTACTTCAAAGGGCGAGGCAGCATGGATCGATGAGGGCGGACAGTTCCCTGAATCTGATGACAGCTTCGGACAGACATCCATCAGTGCTTATAAGCTGGCAACCATGATCAAGGTGTCTGACGAACTCTTAAATGACAGCGTGTTCAATATCGAACAGTACATTTCAAGGGAGTTCGGAAGAAGAATTGGTACAAAGGAAGAGGAAGCATTCTTTGTCGGTGACGGCAAAGGAAAACCGACAGGTATCTTCAATGCCACGGGCGGTGCTGAGACAGGGGTGACATCCGCAAATACATCCATCACTTTTGATGATGTCATGGATCTGTATTATTCCCTCCGTGCCCCATACCGTAACAAGGCAGTATGGCTTCTGAATGATTCGACCGTAAAGGCAATCAGAAAGCTGAAGGATGGAAACGGAAATTACATCTGGCAGCCGTCCGTAAGGGAAGGAGAGCCGGACAGAATCCTGAACCGTCCTTACCGCACATCCATTTATGTGCCGGAGCTTGCAGCCGGAAACCGTGTCATGGCATTCGGTGATTACAGTTACTACTGGATCGCAGACCGTCAGGGCAGAAGTTTCAAGAGACTGAATGAGCTTTATGCTACAACGGGACAGGTCGGATTCCTTGCTTCCGAGCGTGTCGATGGCAAGCTGATCCTTTCCGAGGCAGTAAAGACCCTCGATGTCAAGGCTGCCGGAAAGTAG
- a CDS encoding head-tail connector protein yields MFVTLEEAKGYLRVDSSDEDDLILRLMETSDSLIKGVTRRTPAGLKRHEVVVRTAELYAIAYLYEHREEADHKAMTETLKYLLFGIRKEIF; encoded by the coding sequence ATGTTCGTAACGCTTGAGGAAGCCAAAGGGTATCTGAGGGTTGATTCGTCAGACGAGGATGATCTCATCCTCCGTCTGATGGAGACATCCGACAGCCTGATAAAGGGTGTGACAAGACGGACTCCGGCAGGACTTAAAAGACATGAGGTGGTTGTCCGCACTGCAGAACTGTATGCCATTGCTTACCTGTATGAGCACAGGGAAGAAGCGGACCATAAGGCCATGACGGAAACACTGAAGTATCTGCTCTTTGGTATCAGAAAGGAGATATTCTGA
- a CDS encoding phage head closure protein yields the protein MIELMRERITIQKSSTKTDKAGNHTAVWEDHYQCFSYVNSLSGKEYWEAKQVNAETELDFVIRYCSEVSGLDTEHYRIVFRGNLYNISFVDNVQYKNKTVKIRAALTKR from the coding sequence ATGATAGAACTCATGCGTGAACGGATCACGATACAGAAAAGCAGCACGAAGACGGACAAAGCCGGAAACCATACGGCTGTGTGGGAGGATCATTATCAATGTTTTTCCTATGTGAACAGCCTGTCGGGAAAAGAATACTGGGAAGCAAAACAGGTAAATGCGGAAACGGAACTTGATTTTGTCATCCGCTACTGCAGTGAGGTGTCAGGTCTTGATACGGAGCATTACCGTATTGTTTTCCGTGGGAATCTTTACAATATTTCCTTTGTCGATAACGTGCAGTATAAGAATAAGACAGTCAAAATAAGGGCTGCCCTGACAAAGAGGTGA
- a CDS encoding HK97 gp10 family phage protein: protein MPERRTTVDGLADTIMDGLKEYADLATDTVKDAVKDASKTVKKEIQANAPKRTGRYKKSWTVKKTAESSNSLTMTVHSKDRYQIAHLLEHGHAKRGGGRVAGREHIAPAEEKGNKELLQKIERGLR, encoded by the coding sequence ATGCCAGAGAGAAGGACAACGGTTGACGGACTGGCAGATACAATCATGGATGGTTTGAAAGAGTATGCCGATCTTGCAACGGATACCGTTAAGGATGCGGTAAAAGATGCATCCAAAACCGTAAAGAAAGAGATACAGGCAAATGCCCCGAAGCGGACAGGAAGGTATAAAAAAAGCTGGACGGTCAAAAAGACTGCGGAAAGTAGCAATTCCCTTACCATGACGGTCCATTCCAAGGATAGATACCAGATTGCACACCTTCTGGAACACGGCCATGCAAAACGTGGAGGCGGCAGGGTAGCCGGAAGGGAGCATATCGCTCCGGCAGAAGAGAAAGGCAATAAGGAACTTCTGCAGAAGATCGAGAGGGGGTTACGGTGA
- a CDS encoding major tail protein → MANKKNKVKFNICNVHYAPITVADEGKVSFGTPVAMPGAVSISMDPTGEPESFYADGIEYYVINNNQGYDGDLELAMIPETFRTDILKEEADSNNVLVENANSETGSFALLFEFDGDIRKIRHVLYNCSASRPTIESKTNEEDKEVQTETLTIKARPMADGYVKAKTGDSTTDTVYNNWYKSVYLPNSTAAEPQSAKAVKNISKED, encoded by the coding sequence ATGGCTAATAAAAAGAATAAAGTCAAATTTAATATCTGCAATGTGCATTATGCACCGATTACGGTTGCAGATGAAGGAAAGGTGAGCTTCGGGACACCCGTTGCAATGCCCGGTGCCGTTTCCATCAGCATGGACCCGACAGGAGAGCCGGAGTCCTTTTATGCAGACGGTATTGAATACTATGTAATCAACAACAATCAGGGATATGACGGGGATCTGGAGCTTGCCATGATCCCGGAAACTTTCCGTACAGATATCCTGAAAGAGGAAGCAGACAGCAACAATGTACTCGTGGAGAATGCGAATTCCGAAACAGGCAGTTTTGCACTGCTTTTTGAGTTTGACGGGGATATCCGCAAGATCCGCCATGTGCTTTATAACTGTTCTGCATCCCGTCCGACCATTGAGTCCAAGACCAATGAGGAAGATAAGGAAGTGCAGACGGAAACACTGACCATCAAGGCAAGACCTATGGCGGACGGATATGTAAAGGCAAAGACAGGCGATTCCACCACCGATACCGTTTATAACAACTGGTATAAGAGTGTGTATCTTCCGAACAGCACGGCTGCCGAACCGCAGTCTGCAAAAGCAGTAAAGAATATTTCGAAGGAGGACTAA
- a CDS encoding IS3 family transposase: protein MTEAIYLEVSEKTEAAQKAGRRFSVSGMLKFLGVSRSGYRAWLHRVPSDTEKRRESVKAKIQDIYDDSKQNYGAPKITVELRKTGEVISERTVGTYMRQMGIRAQWSKPWTITTKDSDFSTELQNILAEQFNPDRPNAVWCSDITYIWTIDGFVYLTSIMDLFSRKIIAWTLSKTLEVSCVIDTINKAKARRNIDQPLIIHSDRGSQYVATEYKKVTENMQRSYSKKAFPWDNACIESFHSIIKREWLNRFKIHDYKQAYRLIFEYLEAFYNTKRIHSHCNYMSPNEFERLYERTHTEAELLAG from the coding sequence ATGACGGAAGCCATTTATCTCGAAGTGTCTGAGAAGACGGAAGCTGCCCAAAAGGCTGGACGCCGGTTTTCCGTCTCCGGAATGTTGAAATTTTTAGGTGTCTCACGTTCAGGATATCGTGCATGGCTCCACCGCGTGCCTTCTGATACAGAAAAACGCCGTGAATCTGTAAAAGCAAAAATACAGGATATATATGATGATTCCAAGCAGAACTACGGTGCTCCGAAAATCACTGTAGAATTGCGGAAAACCGGTGAAGTCATTTCGGAAAGAACTGTTGGTACATACATGCGTCAAATGGGAATCCGTGCCCAGTGGAGCAAGCCATGGACAATTACCACAAAAGATTCTGATTTCAGCACTGAATTACAAAATATCCTCGCTGAGCAGTTTAATCCTGACCGCCCGAATGCCGTCTGGTGTTCGGATATCACCTACATCTGGACAATAGACGGATTTGTCTATCTGACCAGTATTATGGATTTATTTTCCAGAAAAATCATAGCATGGACACTTTCAAAAACACTGGAAGTATCCTGCGTGATTGATACGATAAACAAAGCCAAAGCTCGCCGAAATATCGACCAGCCATTGATCATTCACTCTGATCGTGGCAGTCAGTACGTTGCGACGGAATATAAAAAAGTAACAGAAAATATGCAGCGTAGTTACTCAAAGAAAGCATTTCCGTGGGATAATGCCTGCATTGAATCCTTCCATTCGATTATCAAACGTGAATGGCTCAACCGCTTTAAAATTCACGATTACAAGCAGGCATACCGCTTGATTTTCGAATATCTGGAAGCTTTCTACAATACGAAACGAATTCATAGCCATTGTAACTATATGTCACCAAATGAATTCGAACGATTGTATGAAAGAACACACACTGAGGCTGAGCTTCTGGCGGGTTAA
- a CDS encoding transposase — MAMQHDKQFKLDAIRYYQDHKDLGVRGCAENLGIGYSTLTKWLKDFRESGDIPVRGSGNYASDEQKEIARLRRELRDAQDALDVLKKAINILGK; from the coding sequence ATGGCAATGCAACATGACAAACAATTTAAACTTGATGCAATCCGGTATTATCAAGATCATAAAGATCTCGGTGTACGTGGATGTGCAGAAAATCTTGGCATCGGATACAGCACACTAACAAAGTGGCTGAAAGACTTCCGTGAATCCGGTGATATTCCTGTTCGGGGTTCTGGTAATTACGCATCCGATGAACAGAAGGAAATCGCCCGTCTCAGACGTGAATTACGTGATGCCCAAGATGCACTTGATGTGTTAAAAAAAGCAATCAACATTCTGGGAAAATGA